A single region of the Triticum dicoccoides isolate Atlit2015 ecotype Zavitan chromosome 2B, WEW_v2.0, whole genome shotgun sequence genome encodes:
- the LOC119361149 gene encoding uncharacterized protein LOC119361149 — MLLGGHFSFSGDLLAEDRMLEQAGFAADSPAAAPVTSDATVQETEAAENEAWLEHMTAVLLGSGRRPFLAALTGCLGSPDAGLVAACLTTAGWLSRSLASSPLRDTHTDMQLAAFSALVPRLKRCLAGGAAHLQPRHRVLAAVTLHNFSKIPDCTVLLMLPGRPRRADPDGRSTVRRAPRVTTLTSGPHGSRRGRPLVLSARKIQRRKVCAGGRR; from the exons ATGCTGCTGGGAGGGCATTTCTCCTTCTCAGGCGACCTCCTCGCCGAGGACCGGATGCTGGAGCAGGCCGGCTTCGCCGCCGACTCACCTGCCGCCGCACCCGTCACTTCCGACGCAACAGTGCAG GAGACGGAGGCGGCCGAGAACGAGGCGTGGCTGGAGCACATGACGGCTGTGCTCCTCGGCAGCGGGAGGAGGCCGTTCCTGGCGGCGCTGACCGGGTGCCTGGGCTCTCCCGACGCCGGCCTGGTGGCCGCCTGCCTGACGACGGCGGGGTGGCTGAGCCGTTCCCTAGCATCGTCGCCGCTCCGGGACACGCACACGGACATGCAGCTCGCCGCGTTCTCGGCTCTGGTCCCGCGGCTGAAGCGGTGCCTGGCCGGCGGCGCCGCCCACCTGCAGCCCCGGCACAGGGTGCTCGCCGCCGTTACGCTGCACAACTTCAGCAAAATCCCAG ACTGCACGGTCCTGCTGATGCTGCCTGGCCGACCTCGCCGAGCTGACCCGGACGGCCGGTCAACTGTACGCCGAGCTCCACGAGTGACGACGCTGACCTCGGGCCCACACGGGAGTCGCCGGGGCCGGCCTCTCGTGCTCTCCGCACGGAAGATTCAGCGGAGAAAAGTATGCGCGGGAGGGAGGCGCTGA
- the LOC119365630 gene encoding uncharacterized protein LOC119365630, giving the protein MAPPSSLLRDLLSVDGFKKNRKQPDNPSVAPRTTIMPLQHRRPTKPARSQSDVQQARGRLNLDTNGDGAGEEPTPRRKSSASLRTATSYKIKDGGSGPGAIPALDESALSALISLAAGTVKQFAKDESFRAFLRSGCTSCVGESDHRAVLDLRVTVQTVERAAAVGEALLDPRELKRASLRLHSLASLDADEALAVTASGVPHERLAACAHLYMSVVSKLQKKDHSSAVHALEAFCLAPREARTVLLPALWDRLFRPGLSHLKAWRDRESAAARSKPDARVKDVVEKLFVDALDEGTRALACYYRDWLLGRTEAMALPSVPAPPSTAPPATAPSTAPASATRFSTSTTYDIGSDVAYSSGTPSPAIFVIEETPRQPERMGEEEGKAADADSSGSVFHECDDGEVRSCSPTPRAESSEPMPPNMLANEAFEPRIEDERGKGAEESTSYLPARDMSAIDLLTLEFCEGPLQISGSGTDGSQVQATIFSTTPSDFLCPLTRQIFNRPVTIETGQTFERHAIVHWFERGLRTCPVTGQELEALSVPDTNRVLTRLIDAWKAEHCRSLRVGDGGAPEEKLNVAVVDRVLDAGLSVSEQTERARHLMAIGGVDFHLHRLRDGREEEQRARAAEHLLLCVRAEGSVRSYVAVRVHGESVVRLLQSEVVSARGAAVRLLVELLRLRRREMVELFIRGLCTVSLTETMDVLLQHLRSSPVEERALVAVLLLYFDRTLSLDEPDRINSSVYREEAAKTLTESLRRCLIDENVVPNTRKALLMLGGHFSFSGDLLAEDRMLEQAGFAGDSPAATPVTSDAIVQETEAAENEAWLEHVTAVLLGSGRRPFLAALSGCLASPDAGLVAACLTTAGWLSRSLASTPLKDTHTDMQLAAFSALVPRLKRCLAGGAAHLQPRHRVLAAVTLQNFSKIPDCRVLLMLLADGLRGHLADLAELTRTGGQLYAELHE; this is encoded by the exons ATGGCGCCGCCGTCGTCCTTGCTCCGCGACCTGCTCAGCGTTGATGGTTTCAAGAAAAACCGCAAGCAACCGGACAACCCCTCGGTCGCGCCGCGTACCACGATCATGCCCCTCCAGCACCGGCGCCCCACCAAGCCCGCGCGGTCCCAGTCCGACGTCCAGCAGGCCCGCGGCCGCCTCAACCTCGACACCAACGGGGACGGCGCCGGCGAGGAGCCGACCCCGCGACGGAAGTCGTCGGCGTCGCTGAGGACCGCGACGAGCTACAAAATCAAGGACGGCGGCAGCGGCCCCGGCGCGATACCAGCCCTCGACGAGTCCGCGCTCAGCGCGCTCATCTCCCTGGCCGCGGGGACGGTGAAACAGTTCGCCAAGGACGAGTCCTTCCGCGCGTTTCTGCGGAGCGGCTGCACGTCGTGCGTCGGCGAGTCCGACCACCGCGCCGTCCTGGACCTCCGCGTGACCGTGCAGACCGTCGAGAGGGCCGCCGCGGTGGGGGAGGCCCTGCTCGACCCGCGCGAGCTGAAGCGCGCCTCCCTCAGGCTGCACTCCCTGGCGTCCCTCGACGCGGACGAGGCGCTCGCGGTGACCGCGTCGGGGGTGCCCCACGAGCGCCTCGCCGCGTGCGCGCACCTCTACATGTCCGTCGTCTCCAAGCTGCAGAAGAAGGACCACTCCTCCGCCGTGCACGCCCTGGAGGCCTTCTGCCTCGCGCCGCGCGAGGCACGGACGGTCCTTCTCCCCGCGCTGTGGGACAGGCTCTTCCGCCCGGGCCTCTCGCACCTCAAGGCATGGCGCGACCGGGAGTCGGCGGCGGCGAGATCGAAGCCGGACGCGAGGGTGAAGGACGTCGTGGAGAAGCTGTTCGTCGACGCGCTGGACGAGGGCACGCGCGCGCTCGCGTGCTACTACAGGGACTGGCTGCTGGGGCGCACCGAGGCGATGGCCCTCCCGTCCGTTCCCGCGCCTCCGAGCACGGCTCCTCCCGCCACCGCGCCGAGCACTGCCCCGGCCAGCGCGACGAGGTTCTCGACGTCGACGACGTACGACATCGGCTCGGACGTCGCGTACAGCTCCGGCACCCCTAGTCCTGCCATCTTTGTGATCGAGGAGACGCCGCGGCAACCTGAGCGGATGGGGGAGGAGGAAGGCAAGGCCGCAGACGCCGACAGCTCGGGGAGCGTGTTCCACGAATGTGACGACGGCGAGGTGAGGAGCTGCAGTCCCACGCCACGGGCAGAATCAAGCGAGCCCATGCCTCCTAATATGCTGGCCAACGAGGCATTTGAACCACGG ATCGAAGATGAACGGGGCAAAGGAGCAGAGGAGTCAACGAGCTACTTGCCGGCTCGTGACATGTCAGCCATTGACCTCCTCACACTCGAGTTCTG TGAAGGGCCGCTCCAGATCAGTGGCAGTGGCACGGACGGCAGCCAAGTCCAAGCCACCATTTTCTCCACCACCCCGAGCGACTTCCTCTGCCCACTGACCCGGCAGATCTTCAACCGCCCGGTGACGATCGAGACAGGCCAGACGTTCGAGCGGCACGCCATAGTGCACTGGTTCGAGAGAGGCCTGCGGACGTGCCCCGTCACCGGGCAGGAGCTGGAGGCCCTGTCGGTCCCGGACACGAACCGCGTGCTCACGCGCCTGATCGACGCCTGGAAGGCGGAGCACTGCCGGAGCCTGCGGGTCGGCGACGGCGGGGCGCCGGAGGAGAAGCTGAACGTGGCCGTCGTCGACAGGGTGCTCGACGCGGGGCTCAGCGTGTCGGAGCAGACGGAGAGGGCGAGGCACCTCATGGCGATCGGCGGCGTCGACTTCCACCTCCACAGGCTTCGGGACGGGCGGGAGGAGGAGCAGAGGGCGCGCGCCGCCGAGCACCTGCTGCTGTGTGTCCGGGCGGAGGGCAGCGTCCGGAGCTACGTGGCTGTCAGAGTTCATGGAGAAAGCGTCGTTCGGCTTCTGCAGAGCGAGGTGGTCTCGGCCAGGGGCGCCGCGGTGCGTCTGCTCGTTGAGCTGCTCCGGCTGAGAAG AAGGGAAATGGTGGAGTTGTTCATACGCGGATTGTGCACGGTGTCGCTCACCGAGACGATGGACGTGCTACTCCAGCATCTTCGAAGCTCGCCGGTCGAAGAGCGAGCTCTGGTCGCTGTTCTGCTGTTATACTTCGATCGCACACTGTCACTG GACGAGCCTGACAGAATAAACAGCAGCGTATACAGAGAAGAGGCTGCCAAGACCCTAACAGAGTCTCTGAGACGCTGCCTGATCGACGAGAACGTCGTGCCCAACACCCGGAAAGCTCTGCTGATGCTGGGAGGGCATTTCTCCTTCTCAGGCGACCTCCTCGCCGAGGACCGGATGCTGGAGCAGGCCGGCTTCGCCGGCGACTCGCCTGCCGCCACGCCCGTCACCTCCGATGCTATAGTGCAG GAGACGGAAGCTGCCGAGAACGAGGCGTGGCTGGAGCACGTGACGGCGGTGCTCCTCGGCAGCGGGAGGCGGCCGTTCCTGGCGGCGCTGTCCGGGTGCCTGGCCTCTCCCGACGCCGGCCTGGTGGCGGCGTGCCTGACAACAGCGGGTTGGCTGAGCCGGTCCCTGGCGTCGACGCCGCTCAAGGACACGCACACGGACATGCAGCTCGCCGCGTTCTCGGCCCTCGTCCCGCGGCTGAAGCGGTGCCTGGCCGGCGGCGCCGCCCACCTGCAGCCCCGGCACAGGGTGCTCGCCGCCGTCACGCTGCAAAACTTCAGCAAAATCCCAG ACTGCAGGGTGCTGCTGATGCTTCTGGCGGACGGGCTGCGTGGTCACCTGGCCGACCTCGCCGAGCTGACCCGGACGGGCGGTCAACTGTACGCCGAGCTCCACGAGTGA